The nucleotide window GCCATTTGTGTCAAAAAGTGTCctaccaaatatatttttcgaTAAAATTTTGCACACATTGGACCAATGTGCCCCTTAGATTATATCATCACCACATTTTTATTGTATCTGTGTATCATACCATTGGttataactattattataaacaatctaaaaataaaaaatgcatgTAAAATATTTGATTGGCTTTCAAAATTCTATCAGTGCTACTTGaattaaaatagagaaataatatatattatttaaaaattacgtaaaataTACAATAAATCATACCATtgattattactattattataaacaatttaaaaataaaaaatacatttaaaatatttgattgacTCTAGAAATTGTATGAGTGCCACATAgattaaaatagagaaaataacatatattattggaaaattatgtaaaatatactataaatcgtaataattaacaatttaaatttcataaaatcatACTAAAAATTCATTGTCTTTTTAATCAATCTTTATTACatacattaaaataaaacaaaaatagcaCGGGCTCCAATAtctagtaattaaataaaattaaatttattgatCACGTTTTTTTTGGCAATCAAACGTATTTTATTACTAAAAGTGTTAACANatatgcccttatgggcgttagTTGGCCAGCTCATTTTATCCAActcattttacatttttttaaaatgtcaaatGGAAATGCCACTTCATTTTTACATTACATGTGGCATTTATATTAAAAGGGAAAGGGCTCActtatgcccctaaactatccGACCCACTTTTAAAACACATATCCGACCCATAAATTGAAGGTAAGTCTTCAATATTGCCATCAAAATAGCACGATTTCATTTCAAAGCTAGGGTTCTTGAGAGCCCTCATTACCCCTATCGATTTCATTTTAAGAAGCTCGCACGAGAATAAAGAGTGTTCTAGTCATCTCCAGTCATCTTCCACCAttcaagttttttaaaaaatgagtcAGGACTCGAGTGTTTCAAATCTGTCGACGATGAAATGTCAATGTGGTATTGCAACGAGGATTTTCACAGCTTTCACTCCAACTAATGCTGGAAGACGCTTTTATAAGTGTTCTAAGCCTAATGTAAATTTATCatacaatttcattaattttcatatttttggcGAGTATTGATTTCAAGTTCATAATTGTGCAGGGTTATAAATGTGATTATTGGAAATGGGTTGATGATCCGCTCCATCCTAGAGTTGCAAATCTCATCCACAATTTAAAGAAGGAAAACGATAATCTTCATCGTGAAAAGAAAGATTTGGAGACGAGGATGGCTGATCTTGAAAAGTATTTGGCatctgaaattgaagaaaaatgtgAATGTCTAGACAAAATTACTGTTCCCAAGAGTGAGGAGGTTGTTGTCGATAATGAAGATGTTGTTGTCGATAAGTCTAagaaaaaagtttataaaatgTGGATTGTGATAGGTATGTTGTGGTGTTGTTTTGCAGCATTCTGAGTGATGAAATAGGAAGGGAAATAGGAATTTCTATCATTTTGTAATCTTTAACTTAGAAAACGTTAAACATGTGTGATGTGGTTCATGACTTTTGATGTGATCAATTTCAAGTATACGTTTTGGTTTATATGATCTGTTAAGTTTGATGTGATCAATTTCTCAACTACTTTCATCTAGAGCTCGTTATTATGCATCATTAAATTTACTTTAGTTCAAATTTTTGTTGATTGTAGATGAGTATaattgtaacgaccctaaaaacgaaactagtgaaactagagcctcacatgtgagtttggagtcgagaacttaatgaaatgattataattgaatttgacccaaaaagttcttaaaatgtgcttcgaaaacttgtttagtatatataaaaagatccgtttcgtttttcagaaatccgacttcatattcttgtttagggggtcaaattgagtgggaaatgggtctaacccaaattttagagcaaccgtatcaaaatccgaaatatccaagtgaagcctttttcgagagTCTACTTTGGaaggtcatatctcctagcacacaaattatttgggtagccaataatatatccatggaaagccctttgagttagctacctaacgcacttcgtttcacctcattcggagttcggacgaagaagttatgtccattttcgtaaaatctgtccggtaGGAAATGACAATTTCCAGAGACGGAAAtcactgttcacccgcctgattttttctaagtgttggaccattttttttcaaaggacttatattatttcctagataccattagttcattcccatcccaaaaacatttccctctctcaaaaactctctcaaaaccCCAAGGAAGCTCAAGGTGAAAGATGGAGCTAGGGTGGATGGTGGCTATTGATTTCTTCACCAATTTCG belongs to Solanum stenotomum isolate F172 chromosome 1, ASM1918654v1, whole genome shotgun sequence and includes:
- the LOC125853829 gene encoding uncharacterized protein LOC125853829, whose translation is MSQDSSVSNLSTMKCQCGIATRIFTAFTPTNAGRRFYKCSKPNGYKCDYWKWVDDPLHPRVANLIHNLKKENDNLHREKKDLETRMADLEKYLASEIEEKCECLDKITVPKSEEVVVDNEDVVVDKSKKKVYKMWIVIGMLWCCFAAF